AAGCTCACGCGGCCTTCGCCGTGGGCCACGGCCACCGGAATGCGCGAACCGGCCATGCCCTTGAAGAAGAGGCTGGGCGAATCGAGCACTTCCAGCGTGGCCACGCGCGCTTCGTACTGCTCCGAGGCGTTGCGCAGGAACTTCGGCCAGTGCGACGCGCCAGGAATGATGTCCTTGAGCTGGCTCATCATCTGGCAGCCGTTGCACACGCCAAGTGCGAAGCGCAGCGGGTCGGCGAAGAACGTGCTGAATTCCGCGCGCAGGTAGTCGTTGTAGAGGATGGACGTGGCCCAGCCACGACCCGCGCCAAGCACGTCACCGTAGGAGAAGCCACCGCACGCCGCGAAGCCGCGGAAGTCGGCCAGCTTGATACGGCCACTGGCGAGGTCGGACATATGGACGTCCACGGCCTCGAAGCCGGCGCGAGTGAACGCCGCCGCCATTTCCACCTGCCCGTTGACGCCCTGCTCGCGCAGCACCGCCACGCGAGGCTTCGCGCCCTTGGCGATATACGGTGCGGCCAGGTCTTCGTGCGGGTCGAAGGTGAGCTTGGGGCTGATGCCCGGATCGGCATCGTCCAGGCGCCACTCGTTCTCCGCGTCGGCGGTGGTCGGGTTGTCGCGCAGGCGCTGCATGGCGTGGCTGGTTTCGTTCCATGCCTCGAACAGCGTGCGCCAGTTCCACTTGAACAACGTATCGCCGTTCTGGAACAGCTTGATGCCCAGCTTTTCCTTGGGACGACCGATGCGGTACGCCATGCTGGTCAGGCCATGCTTCACCAGCAGCGCCTCGAAGGCTTCGCGGTTGGCCGCGGCCACCTGCACGATGGCGCCGAGCTCTTCGTTGAACAGCGCGCGCAGCGTTGCTTCCGCCCAGCCATCCAGATGGATTTCCAGGCCGCAATGGCCGGCGAAGGCCATTTCCAGCAGCGTCACGATGGCGCCGCCGTCGGAACGGTCGTGATAGGCCAGCAGCAGGCCGCCGGCATTGGCTTCCTGCACGAGGTCGAAAAACGACTTCAGGCGCTTGGCGTCGTCGAGATCCGGCGGCACGCCGCCACCGCGGTTGAACACCTGGGTCAGCGCGGAACCGCCAAGGCGGTCGCGGCAGGCGCCAAGGTCGAGCAGCCACAGTTCGGAATCACCGCGATCGAGGCGCAGCTGCGGCGTGAGCGTGCGGCGCACGTCGGTGACGCGGGCGAAGCCGGTGATGACCAGCGACACCGGCGAGACGGTGCGCTGCGTGGTGTCGCCATCCTTCCACACGGTCTGCATGGACAGCGAGTCCTTGCCCACCGGGATGGAGATGCCCAGCTCCGGGCACAGTTCCATGCCCACGGCCTTCACGGCATCGAACAGCGCGGCGTCCTCACCCGGAAAATTCACCGCGGCCTGCCAGTTCGCGGACAGGCGCACTTCGCCCAGCGAAGCGATCGGCGCGGCGGCCAGGTTGGTGATGGCTTCGCCCACGGCCAGGCGCGCGGCATCCGGGCTGCTGAGCAGCGCGACCGGCGAGCGTTCGGCCATGGCCATGGCTTCGCCGGTGTAGCTGTCGAAGTCGGTGATGGTGACGGCGCAATCGGCCACCGGCACCTGCCACGGGCCGACCATGGGGTCGCGCGCGTTCAGGCCGCCGACGGTGCGGTCACCGATGGTGATGAGGAAGCTCTTGCTGCCCACGGTGGGCAGGCGCAGCACGCGCATCAGCGCTTCGTCCATGCTGATGCCGGTAAGGTCGGGCACCAGGTCAACGCGCGGCTTCAGGCGCTTGGCGTCGCGATGCATGCGCGGCGGCTTGCCGAACAGCACGTCCATGGGCAGATCGATCACCAGCGTATCGGTGACCGGGTCGTGCACCACCAGACGGCGCTCGGCGGTGGCATCGCCGACCACGGCGTACGGGCAACGCTCGCGCTTGCAGTATTCCTCGAACTCGGCGAGATCCTCGGCGCCGATCGCGAGCACGTAGCGCTCCTGCGATTCGTTGCTCCAGATCTGCATCGGCGACAGCGAGGGGTCATCGCACGGCACGCGGGAAAGGTCGATGCGACCGCCCACGCCAGCGTCGTTGAGCAGCTCGGGAATGGCGTTGGACAGACCGCCCGCACCCACGTCGTGCACGCTGACGATCGGGTTCTTGTCGCCACGCGCCCAGCAGCTGTCGATGACCTGCTGCGCACGGCGCTCCATCTCGGCGTTGTCACGCTGCACGGAGGCGAAATCCAGCTCCTTGCTGGACGTGCCCGAGGCCACCGACGAGGCGGCGCCGCCGCCCAGGCCGATCAGCATGGACGGGCCGCCCAGCACGATCACCTTGTTGCCCGGCTGCACGTCGCGCTTCTGCACGTGGTCCGCGCGGATATTGGCGAGACCGCCGGCGATCATGATGGGCTTGTCGTAACCGCGGCGCACGCCGGCTTCACCGGTTTCGTGCTCGTAGGTGCGGAAATAGCCACCCAGCGCCGGACGGCCGAATTCGTTGTTGAACGCCGCGGCACCCAGCGGGCCGTCGCGCATGATCTCGAACGCGGTGGCCATGTGCGGCGGCAGCGGGCGATCCACTTCCCACGGGCGCGGCAGGCCCGGGATGCGCAGGTCGGACACCGAGAAACCAGTGAGGCCAGCCTTGGGCTTGGCGCCACGGCCGGTCGCGCCTTCATCGCGGATCTCGCCGCCGGCGCCGGTCGCGGCACCCGGCCACGGGGCGATGGCGGTCGGGTGGTTGTGCGTTTCCACCTTGATCGCATATTCGATGCGCTCCGGGTGGGCGCGCCACACGCCGTCGCGATCGGGGAAGAAGCGCTTGCCTTCGTAACCCTCGATCACCGCCGCATTGTCCTTATAGGCGGACAGCGTGTAGGCCGGCGAGTGCTGGTGGGTGTTCTTGATCATGCCGAACAGGCTCTTGTCCTGAGCCTCGCCGTCCAGCGTCCAGCTGGCGTTGAACACCTTGTGGCGGCAGTGCTCGGAGTTGGCCTGCGCGAACATGAAGAGTTCGGCGTCGGTCGGGGCGCGGCCCAGCTCGGCATAGCGGGCGACGAGGTATTCGATCTCGTCGTCGGCCAGGGCGAGGCCCAGTTCCTTGTTGGCCTTGTCCAGTGCGCCCTTGGCGTCATGGCCCAGGGCGATATGCACCAGCGGGCCGGCCTGCCCACCCAGGAACAGGCCCTTGGCCTGGTCCAGGCTGGTGAGTACCGACTGCGTCATCGCGTCATGCAGCACCGCCAGCACGGCGTCGTACTGCTCGCTGCCCGCGGCGGGCAACCCGGCGACCTGCCAGGCGACGCCGCGCTCCACGCGGCGCACGTCGAAGCCGGCGCCATGCAGGATGTCGGTGGCCTTGCTGGACCAGGGCGAGATGGTGCCCAGGCGCGGGACCACCCACAGCGAGGCGGCCTCCGGCGTACCGTCCTTGGCTTCCAGCACTTCCAGCAGGCGACGATGCTGCTCGCCCTCCGGCGTGCGGTCGGCATCGATGAAGTAGACGAACCACGACGCCTGCACCCGGGTGCCACGATGAATGGCCTCCAGGCGTGCGTTCAGACGTTCGAGACGAAAAGGCGAGAGGGCGCTCTGCCCGTCGAGTGCGATCATGCGGGGAACGGGAGGTAGGCGAAAACGCCTATTGTACCCCAAGGCGGATCAAGACTGCCGCGACGCAGCATCATGTCGCGTCAGGCGACGACGGCTTGCACGAGGCCGTCAAAATCCATCAATATCTTGTTTTCATTGACAATGAATGCGTGGAGGCGCCTCCTGGCGCCTCCACGACACGACATCAGCCGCCAGTCTTGAGTGCGCGCAGCAGCTCGTCAGGGGTGACGTAGCCGCCCAGCATGCTGCCGTCTTCGCCGATGATGGTCGGCGTGCCGGTCACGCCCAGCTTCACGCCGAGGTCGAACTCGTCCTTGACCGGGTTCGGGCAGTTCGTGGACTTGGGTGTCTTGCCCTGCTTGGCGGCGGTGAAAGCGGCCTTGCGGTCGCTGGCGCACCATACGGCCACCATCTCGTTGTAGGTCGGCGTGGTCTTGCCGGCTTCGTTGGTCACGCCTTCGCGCGGCCAGGCGACGTACTCCACGGCGATGCCAGCCTTGTTGAAGTCATCGATATGGGAGTGCAGCTGGCGGCAGTAGGCGCAATTGACGTCCGTGAACACGGTGACGCGGTAGCGCGGGTTGGCCGGGGCGAACACGATGCGGTCGGCCGCCGGCACCTTGGCCAGCTCGGCCTTGCGGTAGTCCGACCAGCCGTCGTCGGTGATGTTCTTCTTCTTGGCGAGGTCGATCAGGTCGCCATTGAGCATGTACTTGCCATCCGTGGAGACGTAGACCAGATGGCCCGAGGCGATGACCTGGTAGAAACCCTGCATCGGCGCCGGCCGGATCGAATTGATCTCCGCATTGGGCACCAGCGAAAGCAGCGCCTTGCGCACCGTGGCCTCCGGCCCGGCGGCAGCGCCATCGGGCGCGGCGCAGGCGTTGAGGGTCAACCCGCCGACGCACAGCGCCAGCAACCATTTCTTGAACATCGCAAACCTCATCGACATGCCACGCCACCGAGGGCGCGGGGGAAAAGCCATTCTCGCACAAGCACATGAACGCGTATGCGGGCCGTTTGGCACACCATGGGGCCTGTTCCCGGTGTTCTGATGGCGCTGGCCGGCAGACGACGGGAGCCAGGTTCCCGGTCACCCCCGGGGATGGTGCTGGGCGTGCAGCCGCTTGAGTCCTTCCTTCGCCACCAGGGTGTAGATCTGCGTGGTGCTGAGCGCGCTGTGGCCCAGCAGCATCTGCAAGGCGCGCAGGTCGGCGCCATGGTTGAGCAGATGGGTGGCGAAGGAATGCCGCAGCACGTGCGGCGATATGCGCTTGGACACAATGCCCACGCCCATCGCGTAGCGCTTCACCAGGGTCCAGAACATCTGCCGCGTCATGCCCTCGCCACGCTTGCTCAGGAACAGTGCCGCCGGCTGGCGGCCGCGCGTCAGCACGGGACGCGCGGCGGCCAGATAAGCCTCGATGCGCTCGGCCGCCACTTCGCCGATGGGCACGAGCCGGTCCTTGCCGCCCTTGCCGGTGACGCGCACCACGCCCTGGCGCAGGTTGAGCGAGGCCAACGGCAACTCGACCAGTTCGGATACGCGCAGGCCCGAGGCATACATCAGCTCCAGCATCGCGCGGTCGCGCAGGCCCAGCGTGGTGTCGACGTCCGGGGCGTCCAGCAGGCGCTCGATCTCCCGCTCGGCCAGGGCCTTGGGCAGGCTGCGCGGCGTCTTGGGGCGCTCGATCAGCAGGGTGGGATCTTCGAAGCCCGCTTCCGTGCGCGCGACATGCGCGTAGTAGCGGCGGAACGCTGACTGCCGGCGCGCCAGCGAACGTACCGCCACCGGCTGGCTGCCGTGATAGGCGGACAAATGCTGCCGCTGCGCGCTGCGCAGGCTCTGCCCCTGCGTGCCCAGCCAGCGGGCGAGACCTTCGAGATCCCGCCGGTAGGCGTCGAGCGTGCGATCGGACAGGCCATCTTCGGACCACACGCGCTCGATGAAGGCATCGATGCTGCGGCGGTCGGCTTCGGCGATACTGGGTTCTTCCTGCTGCATGGACGCGATGCTCGCCGCCCGCCTCGCCTCGTGCAAGCGCTCCCTGTTTCCGAGGCTGCCTGGTCGATGAGCTCTACTGCCGCTACCGATGTGTATTGCCCGCTGTGGCGCCGCCTGGCCGCCCTGGTCTACGACCTGCTCGCGGTGGTGGCCATCGTGATGGTGGTGGGCTATGTCTGCCAGCGCGTCACTGGCGGTACGGTGGTCACCACCGACGGCCACGCGCACATCGCGTGGTGGTACCAGCCGCTGCAGGCAGTAGTGGTGTCGGCCTATTTCCTCGCCTCGTGGCTGCGCGGAGGGCAAACGCTGGGCATGCGTCCCTGGCGGATCCGCGTGACGAATGCCGACGGCCAGCGCATCACGCCCCTGCAGGCGGTCATCCGTCTTGCGGTGGCGGCCGCCCCGATGCTGCTGCTCGGCCTGGCGACATGGATGGGCCCGCGCGGCGCGGCGTGGGCAATGCTCATCGCGTGGATCGCATGGTTTGGCGTCGCCGCGGCGGATTCGCGAAAACGTGCGTTGCACGACCTCGTTGCAGGCACTGAACTACGAAGAATGGCGTAATTTTCACTTTCAGGTCAGGTGTTTTCTGACAACACTTGACGCATGCCGACCCTTGCCATCCCCCGCCCTTCCGAGGCAGAGCTGAAGCGCACCAATCAGTCGTTCTACGACGGCCTGTGGTCGGGCGCGCGACTGGTGGATCCCGCCCGCTTCAACACCTGGCCGATGGTGCGCGACCTGGCCATGGCCTTGCCGCGCCGGCTGGAGATCGCCCCGGGCCTGCGCCCACGGCTGCCGCTGGATGGCACGTATTTCATCGATATCAGCCAGGCCGCGCTGCAGGCCCTGCGCGGACATGGCGCCAGCGCCATGCGCGCCAGCATCAGCGCCCTGCCCTGTCCCGACGCCAGCTTCGACCTGGTCTGTGCGCTGGACATCCTCGAACACGTGCGCGACGACGAAGGCGCGTTGCAGGAGCTGACGCGCGTGGCGGCACCGCAAGCCCGCCTGATGTTGTCCGTACCGCTCCACGAATCGGCCTGGACGGCCTTCGACGAGTTCGTCGGCCACTACCGCCGCTACGAACCGGCGCACATCGTGGAATGGCTGGCCGCCCACGGGTGGACCGTCGAGCAAAGCGCCGTCTACGGCATGCAGCCCACCTCCACCACGCTGCTCAACCTGGGCCAGTGGTATCTGTCGCACCAGCGAGAACGGGCGATGTGGTGGTACAACCGGGTGATCATGCCGCTGGGCCTGCGCCTGCAGAAGCCGCTGCGCTGGCAGCCTGGCCTGCCCGACAACCCGGGCGTCGATGAAGTGCTGCTGCTTTGTCGTCGCACGTAAGCGACTGATTCACCAAGCATGAGACGATGCGGCACTGCAGCACGAGGCCGCCAAACCGGGTAAGATGCAACTCTCTGACCCGCCCGGTTCGCCCTCATGCTCTATCAGATCCACGAATGGCAGCGCGCCTTCCTCGGCCCCATGAGCCACTACGCCGAAGCCAGCGCCAAGATGCTGAGCGACGTCACCAGCCCCATGTCCCACCTGCCCGGCGCCCAGCGCCTGGCCGCCGGCTATGAGCTGCTGCACCGTCTGGGCAAGGAATACGAGAAGCCCGCCTTCGGCCTGACCCAGGTCACCTCGCACGGGCAGGACATCGCCGTGATCGAGCGCGTGGTGCTGGACAAGCCGTTCTGCCAGCTCAAGCGCTTCAAGCGTTTCAGCGACGATCCGGACACCATCGAGCGCCTGAAGAGCGAGCCGACCGTGCTGGTCGTGGCACCGCTGTCCGGCCATCACGCCACGCTGCTGCGCGACACCGTGCGCACCCTGCTGCAGGACCATAAGGTGTACATCACCGACTGGGTCGACGCGCGCATGGTGCCGGCCAGTGAAGGTGCGTTCCATCTCGATGACTACGTGGCCTATATCGAGGAATTCATCGGCCACATCGGCGCCGAGAAGCTGCACGTGATTTCCGTGTGCCAGCCCACCGTGCCGGTGCTGGCCGCCGTCTCGCTGATGGCCGCGCGCGGCGAGAAAACCCCGCTCAGCATGACCATGATGGGTGGCCCGATCGAACCGCGCAGCAACCCCACCGGCGTGAACAACCTCGCCACCAACCGCCCGCTCAGCTGGTTCCGCGGCAACGTGATCCACACCGTGCCGCCGAACTACCCGGGCAGTGGCCGCGAGGTGTACCCGGGCTTCCTGCAGCACGCCGGCTTCATCGCGATGAACCCGGGCCGCCACCTCAACTCGCACTGGGATTTCTACGAAAACCTGCTGCGCGGCGACCAGGACGACGCCGAAGCACACCGCAAGTTCTACGACGAATACAACGCCGTGCTCGACATGCCAGCCGAGTACTACCTCGACACCATCTCCACCGTCTTCCAGCAGTTCCTGCTGCCGCGCGGCCTATGGGACGTGTCCGGCGAACGCGTGAAGCCCTCGGCCATCAAGACCACGGCTCTGTTTACCGTCGAAGGCGAACTGGACGATATCTCTGGCATCGGCCAGACCGAAGCGGCGCATGACCTGTGCAGCGGCATCGCCACCGACCGTCGCGCGCATTTGGTGGTGGAAGGCGCGGGTCACTACGGCATCTTCAGCGGCCGCCGCTGGCGGCAGACGGTTTACCCGCAGGTGCGGGAGTTCATTCGCAAGTTCGAAGCGCCGGTGGCGTGAGCGGCGGGGGCCTGTTGGCTGCTGCCTTGGTTGCGTTAGGCGCGGTTGATTGGGCTCGCGCCAACGGGTGAGTTTGCGCCCTTTCTCCCTGCGGGGCATGCGGGGAGCAGTCATGGATGGCTGCGGCTCTGAGGAGCAACGAGAGGGTTGGAGTGAGCCCCAAACGGGGAAAAGTTCGCGGGCTCGCCTCACCACTTCATTCTTTAGCCGTCATCCCTGCGAAGGCAGGGATCCAGTGACTTTGCTCTCGGCCTCCAGTTGCCGTGACCCCACGACCTGGCCGCTTACGCAGCGGGCGTTTCGACCTTCTGCCGAAGGCCGAGTCACTTTTCTTTTGCTGGCCCAAAAGAAAAGTAACCCAAAGAAAATGGCCTGAAGAGCTGGCAGCATTTTGTGGGGAAAAGCCCGAACGCGTGAGGCAAGTCGCTGCTTGGCAACCTTCGCCTCTACACAGCGGGTACATCCAAGCGCTTCGCAACGCGCCCTGGCGATAAGGACTTAAAGCGGAGCCTCGCTTCGTTTCGGCGCAGACGGGACACACACGGCCGCCCGCTTTTCTGTGGGAGCGCACCCTGTGCGCGACAACCTAACGGAGCGGTGACTACGAGACGCCGCTGTCGCGCACAGGGTGCGCTCCCACAGGGGACTCGCCTCTTTGAATGCTCCGCCAACGGCTCGGGTTCTTGCTTCGGCTTTTAGCTTTTAGCTTGGGCTTTTGGCTTTTGACCTACCGGGTCCCCGTATGAGGCGGCGGGCGGGTGGAGATCAGGCCCCGCAGGGGTGCCTGGCAGGACGCCAGGCACTTTTCGTCGGGGCAGGATGCCCCGTCGAAAAGCCCGGAATCCGACCGCGTACCTGGAGGGCCGCAGGCCCGGAAGGCGCCTCATCCGGGGTGCCTTTTCTTTTGGTTACTTTTCTTTGGGCAAGCAAAGAAAAGTGACCCGGCCTCCGGCAGGAGGTCGGAACGCCCGCCGCGTAGGCGGCCAGGTCGCCGTATCGCTAACACCGTAGGCCCAGAGCAAAGTCACTGGATGACCAGCCCTCCGGCAGTTGAAAAGCGCCTCCCGCTTCCGCGGGAATGCCGGTTCTTACCAAACGGCGAGGCCAGGTTGCCCCCTCACCCCAACCCACTCCCCAAAGGGGCAAGGGAGAAGATCTGCGGCGCAACAGCCACCTCAAACAACGCCAAACTCACCCCACAAAAAACCGCCGAAACGCCGCCACCGTCCGCGCCACGCCCTCATCATCCACATCCAAATGCGTCACCAACCGCAACGTCGGCAAATACCCGATGCTGATGCGAATACCCGCTTCCCGCAGATGGACGTCCAATTCCCGCAGGCGATCCGCCGGCACGTCAATGAACACCATATTCGTGTGCTGGCCGAGCAACGTCACGCCGGGAACATCAGCCAGCCCCGCGGCCAGTGTCGCCGCACGGGCATGATCCTCCGCCAGGCGATCGACATGGTGGTCCAGCGCATGCTGCGCCGCTGCCGCGAGCATGCCGGCCTGCCGCCAGCCGCCACCGGCGACCTTCTTCCAGCGACGCGCCTTTTCGATCAGCGCCGACGAGCCCACCAGTACCGAACCCACTGGCGCACCGAGCCCCTTGGACAGGCACACCGACACGCTGTCGAAGTGCTTGGTGATCTCACGCGCAGGCACGCCGCAGGCGACAGCGGCGTTGAACAGGCGCGCGCCGTCCAGGTGCAGCCCCAGTCCGCGTTCGCGCGCGAAATCCTGCGCGGCCTTCAGGTAATCCATCGGCAGTACGCGGCCGTGCCAGGTGTTTTCCAGCGCCAGCAGGCGTGTGCGGGCGAAGTGCGGGTCCACCGGCTTGATCGCCGCAGCCACCTTGTCCAGTGGCAGGCTGCCATCCGCATCATGAGGGATCGGTTGCGGCTGGATGGAGCCGAGCACGGCGGCGCCGCCACCCTCGAACTTGTAGGTGTGCGCATCCGCGCCGACCAGGTATTCGTCGCCGCGTTCGCAATGCGACATCAGCGCCACCAGGTTTGATTGCGTGCCCGTCGGCACGAACAGCCCCGCCTCGAAGCCGAGGTCGGCAGCAAGACGCGCCTGCAATGCATTGACGGTGGGATCTTCGCCGTAGACATCGTCGCCTACCGCGGCGTCGAACATGGCCGCTCGCATGGCCGGCGTGGGACGGGTGACGGTATCGCTGCGCAGGTCGATCAGTTCCACGACGGTATTCCGATAAGAGCAACAGGCCGGAAGCTTGATCGCTCATGACCCGACGGGCAAGGCCCGCTGACGCCGCCCGTGGCGATGGGCTAGCCTTGCCGCGTAGTCCCTGCATGAGGCGGGGACGCGCGCCGATCGGGGCTACGTCATGTCGTTCCTGCGTCTCTACCTCCGCGTCATCGGATTGCTGGCGCCGGAGCGGAAGCTGGCCATCACACTGGCACTGGCCAACCTGGCGCTGGCCGGCGTGTTCTTCCTCGAACCGGTGCTGTTCGGCCGCGTGGTGGATGCCCTGGGCAGCACGCAC
This genomic interval from Dyella japonica A8 contains the following:
- the ltaE gene encoding low-specificity L-threonine aldolase, with amino-acid sequence MELIDLRSDTVTRPTPAMRAAMFDAAVGDDVYGEDPTVNALQARLAADLGFEAGLFVPTGTQSNLVALMSHCERGDEYLVGADAHTYKFEGGGAAVLGSIQPQPIPHDADGSLPLDKVAAAIKPVDPHFARTRLLALENTWHGRVLPMDYLKAAQDFARERGLGLHLDGARLFNAAVACGVPAREITKHFDSVSVCLSKGLGAPVGSVLVGSSALIEKARRWKKVAGGGWRQAGMLAAAAQHALDHHVDRLAEDHARAATLAAGLADVPGVTLLGQHTNMVFIDVPADRLRELDVHLREAGIRISIGYLPTLRLVTHLDVDDEGVARTVAAFRRFFVG
- a CDS encoding RDD family protein, with translation MSSTAATDVYCPLWRRLAALVYDLLAVVAIVMVVGYVCQRVTGGTVVTTDGHAHIAWWYQPLQAVVVSAYFLASWLRGGQTLGMRPWRIRVTNADGQRITPLQAVIRLAVAAAPMLLLGLATWMGPRGAAWAMLIAWIAWFGVAAADSRKRALHDLVAGTELRRMA
- the xerD gene encoding site-specific tyrosine recombinase XerD, whose protein sequence is MQQEEPSIAEADRRSIDAFIERVWSEDGLSDRTLDAYRRDLEGLARWLGTQGQSLRSAQRQHLSAYHGSQPVAVRSLARRQSAFRRYYAHVARTEAGFEDPTLLIERPKTPRSLPKALAEREIERLLDAPDVDTTLGLRDRAMLELMYASGLRVSELVELPLASLNLRQGVVRVTGKGGKDRLVPIGEVAAERIEAYLAAARPVLTRGRQPAALFLSKRGEGMTRQMFWTLVKRYAMGVGIVSKRISPHVLRHSFATHLLNHGADLRALQMLLGHSALSTTQIYTLVAKEGLKRLHAQHHPRG
- a CDS encoding polyhydroxyalkanoate depolymerase — protein: MLYQIHEWQRAFLGPMSHYAEASAKMLSDVTSPMSHLPGAQRLAAGYELLHRLGKEYEKPAFGLTQVTSHGQDIAVIERVVLDKPFCQLKRFKRFSDDPDTIERLKSEPTVLVVAPLSGHHATLLRDTVRTLLQDHKVYITDWVDARMVPASEGAFHLDDYVAYIEEFIGHIGAEKLHVISVCQPTVPVLAAVSLMAARGEKTPLSMTMMGGPIEPRSNPTGVNNLATNRPLSWFRGNVIHTVPPNYPGSGREVYPGFLQHAGFIAMNPGRHLNSHWDFYENLLRGDQDDAEAHRKFYDEYNAVLDMPAEYYLDTISTVFQQFLLPRGLWDVSGERVKPSAIKTTALFTVEGELDDISGIGQTEAAHDLCSGIATDRRAHLVVEGAGHYGIFSGRRWRQTVYPQVREFIRKFEAPVA
- the purL gene encoding phosphoribosylformylglycinamidine synthase, whose product is MIALDGQSALSPFRLERLNARLEAIHRGTRVQASWFVYFIDADRTPEGEQHRRLLEVLEAKDGTPEAASLWVVPRLGTISPWSSKATDILHGAGFDVRRVERGVAWQVAGLPAAGSEQYDAVLAVLHDAMTQSVLTSLDQAKGLFLGGQAGPLVHIALGHDAKGALDKANKELGLALADDEIEYLVARYAELGRAPTDAELFMFAQANSEHCRHKVFNASWTLDGEAQDKSLFGMIKNTHQHSPAYTLSAYKDNAAVIEGYEGKRFFPDRDGVWRAHPERIEYAIKVETHNHPTAIAPWPGAATGAGGEIRDEGATGRGAKPKAGLTGFSVSDLRIPGLPRPWEVDRPLPPHMATAFEIMRDGPLGAAAFNNEFGRPALGGYFRTYEHETGEAGVRRGYDKPIMIAGGLANIRADHVQKRDVQPGNKVIVLGGPSMLIGLGGGAASSVASGTSSKELDFASVQRDNAEMERRAQQVIDSCWARGDKNPIVSVHDVGAGGLSNAIPELLNDAGVGGRIDLSRVPCDDPSLSPMQIWSNESQERYVLAIGAEDLAEFEEYCKRERCPYAVVGDATAERRLVVHDPVTDTLVIDLPMDVLFGKPPRMHRDAKRLKPRVDLVPDLTGISMDEALMRVLRLPTVGSKSFLITIGDRTVGGLNARDPMVGPWQVPVADCAVTITDFDSYTGEAMAMAERSPVALLSSPDAARLAVGEAITNLAAAPIASLGEVRLSANWQAAVNFPGEDAALFDAVKAVGMELCPELGISIPVGKDSLSMQTVWKDGDTTQRTVSPVSLVITGFARVTDVRRTLTPQLRLDRGDSELWLLDLGACRDRLGGSALTQVFNRGGGVPPDLDDAKRLKSFFDLVQEANAGGLLLAYHDRSDGGAIVTLLEMAFAGHCGLEIHLDGWAEATLRALFNEELGAIVQVAAANREAFEALLVKHGLTSMAYRIGRPKEKLGIKLFQNGDTLFKWNWRTLFEAWNETSHAMQRLRDNPTTADAENEWRLDDADPGISPKLTFDPHEDLAAPYIAKGAKPRVAVLREQGVNGQVEMAAAFTRAGFEAVDVHMSDLASGRIKLADFRGFAACGGFSYGDVLGAGRGWATSILYNDYLRAEFSTFFADPLRFALGVCNGCQMMSQLKDIIPGASHWPKFLRNASEQYEARVATLEVLDSPSLFFKGMAGSRIPVAVAHGEGRVSFPYSCSPSKAGAALRYADNRGKPTEDYPLNPNGSPGGLTGFTAADGRVTIMMPHPERVFRSVQMSWHPEKWGEDSPWMRMFRNARMWCG
- a CDS encoding DsbC family protein, with product MFKKWLLALCVGGLTLNACAAPDGAAAGPEATVRKALLSLVPNAEINSIRPAPMQGFYQVIASGHLVYVSTDGKYMLNGDLIDLAKKKNITDDGWSDYRKAELAKVPAADRIVFAPANPRYRVTVFTDVNCAYCRQLHSHIDDFNKAGIAVEYVAWPREGVTNEAGKTTPTYNEMVAVWCASDRKAAFTAAKQGKTPKSTNCPNPVKDEFDLGVKLGVTGTPTIIGEDGSMLGGYVTPDELLRALKTGG
- a CDS encoding class I SAM-dependent methyltransferase, yielding MPTLAIPRPSEAELKRTNQSFYDGLWSGARLVDPARFNTWPMVRDLAMALPRRLEIAPGLRPRLPLDGTYFIDISQAALQALRGHGASAMRASISALPCPDASFDLVCALDILEHVRDDEGALQELTRVAAPQARLMLSVPLHESAWTAFDEFVGHYRRYEPAHIVEWLAAHGWTVEQSAVYGMQPTSTTLLNLGQWYLSHQRERAMWWYNRVIMPLGLRLQKPLRWQPGLPDNPGVDEVLLLCRRT